A genomic region of Exiguobacterium oxidotolerans JCM 12280 contains the following coding sequences:
- a CDS encoding GTP-binding protein: MSRIPITVLSGYLGAGKTTVLNHLLHNRAGRKLAIIVNDMSEVNIDAALIEKAGFSRTEESFVTLSNGCICCTLRDDLLVEVRRLVDQGDLDGIVIESSGISEPIPVAQTFTYVDEDSQIDLTDATKINAMVTVIDGYSFLKDFESGESLIERQQAVDEQDVREVVDLLVDQVEFADILLLNKVDRLTAEERIEVIRYLKALNPVAKLIETTYGQVDPAAILDVDLFDFEQAAGSAGWIRELNAEEHVPETEEYGIQSFVYRREVPFHPERLLALIETWPETIVRAKGFLFLATRPEVALLFHQAGYASNMEYAGRFETVNDRRTELVLIGIGLDQKRLEAQFDACLVQRDETDWASLADPLPGCAMYDEVF, encoded by the coding sequence ATGTCACGCATTCCGATCACGGTCCTGTCCGGTTATCTCGGTGCAGGAAAAACAACAGTCTTGAATCATTTATTACATAATCGGGCAGGGCGGAAGCTCGCCATCATCGTCAACGACATGAGTGAAGTCAATATCGATGCAGCATTGATTGAAAAAGCTGGCTTTTCACGGACGGAGGAGTCGTTCGTGACGTTATCGAACGGTTGCATCTGTTGTACGCTTCGTGATGATCTATTAGTTGAAGTCCGTCGCCTCGTCGACCAAGGCGATCTGGATGGCATCGTCATCGAATCAAGCGGGATCTCGGAACCGATTCCGGTTGCCCAAACGTTTACGTACGTCGACGAAGACAGCCAAATCGATTTGACGGACGCGACGAAAATCAATGCGATGGTGACGGTCATCGACGGGTACAGTTTCCTAAAAGATTTTGAGTCCGGCGAATCACTAATTGAACGGCAACAGGCAGTTGATGAACAGGACGTCCGGGAAGTCGTTGACTTGCTCGTCGACCAGGTCGAGTTTGCGGATATCCTTCTCTTGAACAAGGTGGACCGACTGACGGCGGAAGAACGTATCGAAGTCATCCGTTATTTGAAGGCGCTGAACCCGGTGGCAAAACTGATTGAGACGACCTACGGACAAGTCGACCCGGCAGCAATTCTTGACGTCGATTTATTTGATTTTGAGCAGGCGGCAGGAAGTGCCGGTTGGATCCGTGAGCTCAATGCCGAGGAACATGTCCCGGAGACGGAAGAATACGGGATTCAATCCTTTGTCTATCGGCGGGAGGTCCCGTTTCATCCGGAGCGCCTGCTTGCGTTGATTGAGACGTGGCCGGAAACAATCGTCCGTGCGAAAGGATTTTTGTTCCTCGCGACACGACCGGAAGTGGCACTCTTGTTTCATCAGGCAGGATACGCATCGAACATGGAATACGCCGGACGGTTTGAGACTGTGAATGACCGGCGGACGGAACTCGTCCTGATCGGGATCGGTTTGGATCAAAAGCGGCTTGAAGCACAATTCGATGCCTGCCTCGTTCAGCGAGATGAAACTGATTGGGCCTCGCTCGCCGATCCGCTTCCGGGTTGCGCGATGTACGATGAAGTTTTTTAA
- a CDS encoding glycoside hydrolase family 31 protein gives MKPLARPEAIIQGDHYRFTILTSRMIRMEYAEDGRFEDRPTQTVWNRDFPVPSFRIVEDDTELQIITEHVHLHYTKGPFAENTLYVDVLGNFSTYYSRYTFGGPLRTLKGTARTLDHADGEIPLEEGIISRQGYAAIDDSASFVLTEDHFVEPRQAGAKDIYYFGYGHDYKQALKDFYHLTGPTPMLPRQVLGNWWSRYWRYNEKEYKDLMTRFKKEDVPFSVSVIDMDWHVTDIPEKYGSGWTGYTWNRDLFPDPRGFLKWLKDDDRMVTLNLHPADGVRGFEEAYEAMAVAMGLDPDTEDRIPFDFSDKTFIENYFTKLHHPHEADGVDFWWIDWQQGANSKIKGLDPLWMLNHYHALDIARDGNRPLIFSRYAGPGSHRYPVGFSGDTIISWASLKFQPYFTATASNIGYGWWSHDIGGHQRGEKDDELSTRWLQYGVFSPIMRLHSTMSIFNGKEPWRYSVEAEQVMKRYLRLRHQLVPYIYTMNARNHFDGLPLVSPMYYEHPEDELAYAVPNQYYFGTEMMVAPIVEPMNQKLHVAATTAWLPDGEWFDFFSGHRYTGGKQMRLFRKLDEQAVLAKAGAIIPLGRHVEHSNALHNPEHLDVHVFPGASNQFTLFEDDSVGVAHRDGENVETSFELDWVARTMTIAAPIGKQELLPEKRVITVILRGVNEGYVVRDGETLPGEYDPKKQSLTVSLGEVTETVTLSLQVEMSTNDNRMERLYEFLDQAEIGYDLKDRLYRLLTQRLEPINLMHQLQALDLEKDLVDCLLELMLY, from the coding sequence ATGAAACCACTGGCACGACCGGAAGCGATCATTCAAGGTGATCATTACCGCTTCACGATTTTGACGAGTCGGATGATTCGGATGGAGTATGCGGAGGATGGTCGCTTTGAGGACCGGCCGACGCAAACGGTCTGGAATCGCGATTTTCCTGTTCCGTCATTCCGAATTGTCGAAGACGATACGGAATTGCAAATCATCACGGAACATGTGCACCTCCACTATACGAAAGGTCCGTTCGCTGAGAACACGTTATATGTCGACGTGCTCGGGAACTTCAGTACGTACTACAGCCGCTATACATTCGGCGGACCGCTCCGGACGCTTAAAGGGACGGCGCGGACACTCGACCATGCGGACGGGGAGATTCCGCTTGAAGAAGGAATCATCTCCCGCCAAGGGTACGCGGCGATTGACGACTCGGCTTCGTTCGTCCTGACAGAAGATCATTTCGTCGAACCGCGTCAAGCCGGGGCAAAAGATATTTATTACTTCGGTTATGGTCATGACTATAAACAAGCGTTGAAGGACTTCTATCATTTAACAGGACCGACGCCGATGTTGCCGCGTCAAGTTCTCGGAAACTGGTGGAGCCGTTACTGGCGCTATAACGAAAAAGAATACAAAGACTTGATGACACGTTTCAAAAAAGAGGACGTCCCGTTTTCCGTCAGCGTCATCGACATGGATTGGCACGTGACCGACATTCCGGAAAAATACGGGAGCGGTTGGACCGGCTATACGTGGAACCGCGACTTGTTCCCCGATCCGCGAGGCTTCCTGAAATGGTTGAAGGATGATGACCGGATGGTGACACTCAATTTACACCCGGCAGACGGTGTTCGCGGTTTTGAAGAGGCTTATGAAGCGATGGCAGTCGCGATGGGACTTGATCCGGATACGGAAGACCGAATTCCGTTCGATTTTTCGGACAAGACGTTCATCGAAAACTACTTCACGAAACTGCATCACCCGCATGAGGCGGACGGCGTCGACTTTTGGTGGATCGATTGGCAACAGGGAGCAAACTCGAAGATTAAAGGGCTCGACCCGCTCTGGATGCTCAATCATTACCATGCGCTTGATATCGCCCGTGACGGCAATCGTCCGTTAATCTTCTCACGCTACGCAGGACCCGGCAGTCACCGTTATCCAGTTGGTTTCTCTGGTGATACGATCATCTCCTGGGCATCACTCAAGTTCCAGCCGTACTTCACGGCGACGGCGTCGAACATCGGTTACGGCTGGTGGAGTCACGATATCGGCGGACACCAGCGCGGTGAAAAAGATGATGAATTATCGACGCGCTGGCTCCAATATGGCGTCTTCAGTCCGATCATGCGTTTGCACAGTACGATGAGCATCTTTAACGGGAAGGAACCGTGGCGGTATTCGGTCGAGGCGGAACAAGTCATGAAACGGTATTTACGGTTGCGTCATCAACTCGTCCCGTATATCTACACGATGAATGCCCGCAATCATTTTGACGGATTGCCGCTCGTCTCACCGATGTATTATGAGCATCCGGAAGACGAACTTGCTTATGCCGTCCCGAACCAGTATTATTTCGGAACGGAAATGATGGTCGCACCGATCGTCGAACCGATGAATCAGAAATTACACGTCGCGGCGACGACGGCGTGGTTGCCGGACGGGGAATGGTTCGATTTCTTCTCCGGTCACCGTTATACAGGCGGGAAACAAATGCGTCTGTTCCGAAAGCTTGATGAACAGGCGGTTCTCGCGAAAGCAGGCGCGATCATTCCACTCGGTCGACACGTCGAGCACTCGAACGCCTTGCATAATCCGGAACATCTCGATGTCCACGTATTCCCTGGCGCCTCGAACCAATTTACGCTGTTTGAGGATGACAGTGTCGGTGTCGCCCACCGGGACGGGGAAAATGTCGAGACATCGTTCGAACTTGACTGGGTCGCCCGGACGATGACGATCGCAGCACCAATCGGAAAACAGGAACTGTTGCCTGAAAAACGGGTCATCACCGTGATTTTACGTGGTGTCAACGAAGGGTATGTCGTCCGTGACGGGGAAACGTTACCGGGCGAATATGATCCGAAAAAACAATCGTTGACGGTGTCGCTCGGTGAAGTGACAGAAACGGTCACGTTATCGCTCCAAGTCGAAATGTCAACGAACGATAACCGGATGGAACGCTTATATGAGTTCCTCGATCAGGCGGAAATCGGCTATGACTTGAAGGACCGTCTCTATCGTCTGTTGACGCAGCGTCTTGAGCCGATCAACTTGATGCATCAGCTCCAGGCACTGGATCTTGAAAAGGATCTCGTCGACTGTTTACTTGAATTGATGCTGTACTGA
- a CDS encoding GrpB family protein gives MRQVIVTPYQKAWAELFETEAAQLRAIFGRRLRGIHHIGSTSVAGLSAKPIIDILPVVDTLDEIESFDTAMEALGYEVMGEFGMPGRRYYRKGGDARTHHIHLYADGSPEIRRHIVFRDYLRQHPQEAIAYSDIKEQLAKQHPVDISAYIAGKDAFVKEMEHRALAWWPHE, from the coding sequence ATGAGACAAGTCATCGTTACACCGTATCAAAAGGCGTGGGCAGAACTGTTTGAAACGGAGGCGGCACAACTGCGGGCGATTTTCGGGCGACGGTTGCGCGGTATCCATCATATCGGCAGTACATCGGTCGCGGGACTGTCGGCAAAACCGATTATCGACATCTTACCAGTCGTCGATACGCTCGATGAGATCGAATCGTTCGATACGGCGATGGAAGCACTCGGTTACGAAGTCATGGGGGAGTTCGGCATGCCGGGACGACGTTACTACCGCAAGGGCGGCGATGCGCGGACGCATCACATCCATCTCTATGCGGACGGGAGTCCGGAAATCAGGCGACACATCGTCTTTCGCGATTACTTACGACAGCATCCGCAAGAAGCAATAGCTTACAGCGACATCAAGGAACAACTAGCGAAGCAGCATCCAGTCGATATCAGTGCCTACATCGCCGGTAAGGATGCGTTCGTCAAGGAAATGGAACACCGGGCGCTCGCGTGGTGGCCGCATGAATGA
- a CDS encoding cardiolipin synthase, with protein MRNRVLQFALVFLVAGGIIWTLYQLDYLYFVLTISAVVVPLAVIMIIFIENRTAESTIAWFLVLIFLPILGVIIWMMFGRNPRRRRRNRRSHDERMLLKQATRPVRSLAVSELPANHLKLANTIRNFGGGGVDVHTASNILTNGTETFPAILEAIRSAKHHVHIQYYIYRNDETGKAIREALIERLEAGVEVRFMYDGLGSYMLGEGFLRPLRDAGAKIAAYDPISSPLFIFTANFRNHRKIVVIDGKVGFTGGLNVGDEYDGKNKKFGFWRDTHLRLEGRAVKELQATFLDDWIYAHLEGTDTWETFGGGDGLARYFPKHDAETDGAVQIVTSGPTSKDPAIRNALIAAIISAQRSIWIATPYLIPDNETMTLLRLAARAGLDVRILTPGRGDSFTSYYGTRSYFGPLLKDGVKIYTYNRHFIHAKIVLIDGKIGVVGTANMDIRSFVLNYEIMAFLYDTESASKLERDFIDDFEVSIQLSSNDYVKRSLRFRLFESFSRLISPLL; from the coding sequence GTGCGCAATCGGGTTTTACAGTTCGCGCTCGTGTTTTTAGTCGCTGGAGGTATCATTTGGACATTGTATCAGTTGGATTACCTCTATTTTGTATTAACGATTTCCGCGGTCGTCGTGCCGCTCGCCGTCATCATGATCATCTTCATCGAAAATCGGACGGCAGAATCGACGATCGCCTGGTTTCTAGTCTTAATCTTTTTACCGATTCTCGGGGTCATCATCTGGATGATGTTCGGTCGGAACCCGCGTCGCCGTCGTCGGAACCGCCGGTCGCATGATGAGCGGATGTTACTCAAACAAGCGACTCGCCCGGTCCGGTCGCTTGCCGTCAGTGAATTGCCGGCAAATCACCTGAAGCTCGCCAACACGATTCGAAACTTCGGCGGCGGCGGGGTCGATGTCCATACGGCAAGTAACATTTTGACGAACGGAACGGAGACGTTCCCGGCGATTCTTGAGGCGATCCGGAGTGCGAAGCATCACGTCCACATCCAGTATTACATCTATCGCAACGATGAGACGGGGAAGGCGATTCGTGAAGCATTGATTGAACGGCTTGAAGCCGGGGTCGAAGTCCGCTTCATGTACGACGGGCTCGGCAGTTATATGCTCGGAGAAGGGTTTTTACGTCCGCTCCGTGACGCCGGAGCAAAAATCGCCGCGTATGATCCGATTTCGAGTCCCTTATTCATCTTCACGGCGAACTTCCGGAATCACCGGAAAATCGTCGTTATCGACGGCAAAGTCGGCTTTACCGGTGGATTGAACGTCGGCGACGAGTACGATGGTAAAAACAAGAAATTTGGATTTTGGCGCGATACGCACCTTCGACTCGAAGGGCGTGCCGTCAAGGAGTTGCAGGCGACGTTTTTGGATGACTGGATTTATGCGCATCTTGAAGGGACGGATACATGGGAGACGTTCGGTGGCGGGGACGGATTAGCACGCTACTTTCCGAAACACGACGCTGAGACGGACGGGGCGGTGCAAATCGTCACGAGTGGACCGACGTCAAAAGATCCGGCGATCCGTAATGCCTTGATCGCAGCAATCATCTCTGCCCAGCGCTCGATTTGGATTGCGACACCCTATTTAATTCCGGACAATGAAACGATGACATTGCTCCGCCTTGCGGCACGGGCCGGGCTCGACGTCCGGATTTTGACGCCGGGACGAGGGGACAGCTTCACGTCGTATTACGGGACACGGTCTTATTTCGGACCATTGCTCAAAGACGGAGTGAAAATTTATACGTATAACCGTCACTTCATCCATGCGAAAATCGTGTTGATTGATGGCAAGATCGGCGTCGTCGGGACGGCGAACATGGATATTCGCAGTTTCGTCCTCAACTACGAAATCATGGCGTTTCTCTATGATACGGAAAGTGCATCGAAGCTTGAGCGGGACTTCATCGATGACTTCGAAGTTTCGATTCAGTTGTCGTCCAATGATTATGTCAAGCGGTCACTTCGTTTCCGTCTATTCGAATCATTCTCGCGGCTGATTTCACCTTTATTATAA
- a CDS encoding alpha/beta fold hydrolase gives MERIVETMDGRFDTRLTGTGEVTFILDHGMMSNHHQWGWLRGELLQLGRVFEYSRLGYGKSSRGKTKRFFSQQAAELGRVLDVLAIDGPFLFIGHSLGAYISLELGHRRPDETVGIVLLDPSHPEVDVELPDWYERMQEKWNRFLYVLSHIRPLAWLIPDNLGARMFKSLPEADRVPLWRQLSRTQHWRGTLDEWDTVAHNNQQILQLVPHVTPPVLVLSASDWAGGMPEKWLNKDLTKRINAAHERFAGSLPDARFHLIANTNHYTIAGFSKEAAERIVQLIRTTFFE, from the coding sequence ATGGAACGGATTGTTGAGACGATGGACGGACGGTTTGACACCCGCTTGACGGGAACGGGCGAAGTTACATTCATCCTCGATCACGGGATGATGTCGAACCACCACCAGTGGGGCTGGTTACGCGGCGAGTTATTGCAGCTCGGACGCGTCTTTGAATATTCACGGCTCGGGTACGGCAAGTCCTCGCGCGGCAAAACGAAACGATTTTTTAGTCAGCAGGCGGCTGAACTCGGACGCGTCCTGGATGTACTCGCAATCGACGGACCGTTTCTGTTCATCGGTCATTCGCTCGGGGCCTATATCTCGCTCGAACTCGGGCACCGTCGTCCGGACGAGACGGTTGGCATCGTCTTGCTCGATCCGTCACATCCGGAAGTCGATGTTGAACTACCGGACTGGTATGAGCGGATGCAGGAAAAGTGGAACCGTTTTTTGTATGTCCTCAGTCATATCCGTCCTCTCGCCTGGTTGATTCCGGACAATCTTGGGGCGCGGATGTTCAAAAGCCTTCCGGAAGCGGACCGTGTCCCCCTGTGGCGACAGTTGAGCCGGACGCAGCACTGGCGGGGCACGCTTGACGAGTGGGACACCGTCGCACACAACAATCAGCAGATTCTACAGCTCGTCCCGCATGTGACGCCGCCGGTTCTTGTATTATCAGCTTCCGATTGGGCGGGCGGGATGCCTGAAAAATGGCTGAACAAAGATTTGACGAAACGGATCAATGCGGCTCATGAACGGTTTGCCGGTAGTTTGCCGGATGCGAGATTCCATCTGATTGCGAATACGAACCATTACACGATTGCCGGTTTTTCAAAAGAGGCTGCTGAAAGAATCGTCCAGTTGATCCGGACGACGTTTTTTGAATGA
- a CDS encoding DinB family protein translates to MNEWQQALQRHVAVGVRTTSRLMEVIQPDDWQKQPIAGKRSVYEVAAHLAVLLEADVRIATGATAEEMAQFYAIPVPTGQLVDRLDQSWQYYQDRLAGGFATEPTYWGVRDSSSGWLVEAAVHLYHHRSQLFDYLNLLGYDIELALFE, encoded by the coding sequence ATGAATGAGTGGCAACAGGCGTTACAACGGCACGTCGCCGTTGGTGTCCGGACGACAAGCCGATTGATGGAAGTGATTCAACCGGACGATTGGCAGAAGCAACCGATTGCGGGGAAACGGTCCGTGTATGAAGTCGCCGCCCATCTTGCGGTACTACTCGAAGCAGATGTGCGGATTGCGACCGGCGCGACGGCAGAGGAGATGGCGCAGTTTTATGCGATCCCGGTGCCGACCGGTCAGCTTGTCGACCGCTTGGACCAGTCGTGGCAGTATTATCAAGACCGGCTGGCAGGTGGTTTTGCGACGGAACCGACCTACTGGGGCGTCAGAGACAGTTCGTCCGGCTGGTTGGTGGAAGCAGCTGTCCACTTGTATCATCACCGGTCACAATTATTTGATTACTTAAATCTGCTTGGGTACGACATCGAGCTGGCGTTATTTGAATAA
- a CDS encoding acyl-ACP desaturase, which yields MLNSDLDIRLEPRIQELYRLHKERSAHIDWSYHEFIPWDKAMSFKRVPWEESQVTLPEGVIVAVETALLTEVNLPWYTSHLDYTFKNSMEVINDFVRTWTAEEDQHSSLLETYLLVTRNVNPTRLHQLRRRVVESGWFPDFTNPLATMAYTSLQELATLVFYNNVARVAGPHDKDLATLLRRLAKDEALHYAFYRDTVKAHLELDPNFIVFFEDVIINFSMPGAVMPDFTERMKTIAVDTNYGPLQYFDQVLDVVVKYWDIENLEPTSEEAKQSQANIMKYHGRLKRIKERQLGKSKQDV from the coding sequence ATGTTAAATTCAGATTTAGATATTCGTTTAGAACCGCGCATTCAAGAATTATATCGATTACATAAGGAACGCTCTGCACATATCGACTGGAGCTATCACGAATTCATTCCTTGGGACAAGGCGATGTCATTTAAACGGGTTCCTTGGGAGGAAAGTCAAGTCACGCTTCCGGAAGGTGTCATCGTTGCGGTGGAAACGGCCTTACTGACAGAAGTGAATTTACCTTGGTACACGTCGCATTTGGATTACACCTTTAAAAACTCGATGGAGGTCATCAATGATTTCGTCCGTACGTGGACGGCGGAGGAAGATCAGCATTCGAGCTTACTCGAAACGTATTTACTCGTGACACGAAACGTCAACCCGACCCGGTTGCATCAATTAAGAAGACGCGTCGTTGAAAGTGGTTGGTTCCCGGACTTTACGAATCCTTTAGCGACAATGGCGTATACGTCATTGCAGGAACTTGCGACGCTCGTTTTCTATAACAACGTCGCAAGAGTGGCAGGGCCGCATGACAAAGACTTGGCGACGCTGCTTCGCCGTTTGGCGAAAGACGAAGCCCTTCATTATGCGTTCTATCGCGACACGGTGAAAGCGCACCTGGAACTCGATCCGAACTTCATCGTGTTCTTTGAAGATGTCATCATTAACTTCTCGATGCCAGGTGCCGTCATGCCGGACTTTACCGAGCGTATGAAAACCATCGCCGTCGATACGAATTACGGACCACTCCAATACTTCGACCAAGTATTAGATGTCGTCGTGAAATACTGGGATATCGAGAACTTGGAACCGACGAGTGAAGAGGCCAAACAATCTCAGGCGAACATCATGAAATATCATGGACGTCTAAAACGAATCAAAGAACGCCAATTAGGAAAAAGTAAGCAAGATGTCTGA
- a CDS encoding bifunctional 2',3'-cyclic-nucleotide 2'-phosphodiesterase/3'-nucleotidase: protein MKQATKIIIATTLIAPMLAPVIQVKTLAADDSVVKLRFLETTDLHTNSMNYDYFKDAQDESIGLVKAATVIKQQQNVVGETNSFLFDNGDTLQGTPFGDYVKNQYDQGNKGKHPMYELMEYLGYDAVTLGNHEFNFGLDFLKSAMSASSGSIKFVNSNVLDAVTKQPIVADYNEDGKDYQIIERQVMDQNNQPKTIKVGVFGVVTPQIMAWDAGNLTGKVTAEAIIPVAKATAKKLKDEGADVVVALAHSGIGDTIDQKDGDENVGYALSKLADIDVLMTGHQHGKFPAADSAFNKLPNVDAEKGLINGKPVVMANTQGKNVGVIDLQLKQVDGKWTVDTSSAKLADVTKETVADAGAVKLIEKSHQGTLDYIRQEVGTINDDIQSFFALVQDDDSVQFVTNAQKWYVEKQLKDNAELAKYKDLPLLSAGAPFKTGGRNQVNAADYTLIKKGPIALKNVADLYVYPNTLEVVKVTGKDVKNWLEMSAGQFNEVSGEQTDLLNKDFRSYNFDILDGLTYEIDITKPAKYDYNGDVVNADASRVQNIKYEGKEITDEQEFLVATNNYRAGSASFPGLGGGKNIVYKSAYETRNVISDFIQAKQPVDYKADANWSLVASKPMTVNFDSAEAAAAYTKRYEGITNTGVTRAGETGTFLKFEMNVPMKNFNVNVATVKPGAKVVTGTSVAGAKITVKLGSTVLGTATADETGKYAVTVRPVKLRDKLTVVSELGFMKKSATVTVGTGFVATPAIDKKSAVYGSTVLTGKATAGLDVTLYKGSTKIAKAKTTASGFKLPVKNGLTTGTYTVKSTDISHKVTKKASFTIKNTYPVKKWTGKKTLTGKVEKRQIVRLFEKTSSGYRLIAQDVADNHGNYVLKMRTGLATGSYKMNVYTASDRLDQSRYFITKK from the coding sequence ATGAAACAGGCTACAAAAATTATTATCGCTACCACGTTGATCGCACCGATGTTAGCACCCGTCATCCAAGTCAAAACACTCGCAGCAGATGACAGTGTCGTCAAGCTACGTTTTCTAGAAACAACGGATTTACATACGAACTCGATGAACTACGATTACTTCAAAGACGCGCAAGATGAGTCAATCGGTCTCGTCAAAGCAGCGACCGTCATCAAACAGCAACAAAACGTCGTCGGCGAAACGAACAGCTTCCTGTTCGATAACGGGGACACACTCCAAGGCACGCCGTTCGGGGATTATGTCAAAAATCAGTACGATCAAGGCAACAAAGGCAAACACCCGATGTATGAATTAATGGAATACCTCGGATACGACGCGGTCACGCTCGGCAACCACGAGTTCAACTTCGGACTCGACTTCCTGAAGTCAGCGATGAGTGCTTCTAGCGGTTCGATTAAGTTCGTCAACTCGAACGTTCTCGACGCCGTGACGAAACAACCAATCGTCGCGGACTACAATGAAGACGGAAAAGACTATCAAATCATTGAACGGCAAGTGATGGATCAAAACAATCAACCGAAAACAATCAAAGTCGGCGTCTTCGGTGTCGTCACACCACAAATCATGGCGTGGGACGCGGGGAACTTAACCGGTAAAGTGACGGCGGAAGCCATCATCCCGGTCGCTAAAGCGACGGCGAAAAAACTAAAGGACGAGGGTGCAGACGTCGTCGTTGCGCTGGCCCACTCCGGAATCGGGGATACGATCGACCAAAAAGACGGCGATGAGAACGTCGGGTATGCGTTATCGAAACTGGCTGACATCGATGTCTTGATGACCGGTCACCAGCACGGAAAATTCCCGGCAGCTGACTCGGCATTCAATAAGTTACCGAACGTCGATGCGGAAAAAGGGCTGATCAACGGAAAACCGGTCGTCATGGCGAACACACAAGGGAAAAATGTCGGTGTCATCGATCTGCAATTGAAACAAGTCGACGGCAAGTGGACAGTCGATACGTCATCTGCGAAACTCGCTGACGTCACGAAAGAGACGGTCGCGGACGCCGGTGCGGTCAAACTGATCGAGAAGTCGCATCAAGGAACACTCGACTATATTCGTCAGGAAGTCGGAACGATCAACGACGATATCCAAAGTTTCTTTGCACTCGTCCAGGATGATGACTCGGTCCAGTTCGTCACGAACGCTCAAAAATGGTACGTCGAAAAACAGTTAAAAGACAATGCGGAACTCGCAAAATATAAAGATTTGCCACTCTTATCTGCCGGTGCACCATTCAAAACGGGCGGACGCAATCAAGTCAACGCAGCAGATTACACGTTGATTAAAAAAGGCCCGATCGCACTGAAGAACGTCGCCGATCTATATGTCTATCCGAACACGCTTGAAGTCGTCAAGGTGACGGGCAAAGACGTCAAGAACTGGCTCGAGATGTCTGCCGGTCAGTTTAATGAAGTATCAGGTGAACAAACCGATTTGTTGAATAAGGATTTCCGCAGCTACAACTTCGATATCCTCGACGGACTGACGTATGAAATCGACATTACGAAACCGGCGAAGTATGACTACAATGGCGACGTCGTCAACGCGGATGCGAGCCGTGTCCAAAACATCAAGTACGAAGGCAAGGAAATAACGGATGAGCAGGAATTCCTTGTTGCGACAAACAACTACCGTGCCGGCAGTGCATCGTTCCCGGGTCTTGGTGGCGGAAAAAACATCGTCTACAAGTCAGCGTACGAAACACGGAACGTCATCTCAGACTTCATCCAAGCCAAACAGCCGGTCGACTATAAGGCCGATGCGAACTGGTCGCTCGTAGCAAGTAAACCAATGACGGTCAACTTCGATTCAGCGGAAGCGGCAGCAGCATATACGAAACGTTACGAAGGTATCACGAATACAGGCGTGACACGTGCCGGTGAAACGGGAACGTTCCTGAAGTTCGAAATGAACGTGCCGATGAAAAACTTCAATGTTAACGTCGCAACCGTCAAACCAGGGGCGAAAGTCGTCACAGGAACATCTGTTGCTGGAGCGAAGATTACGGTCAAACTCGGATCAACAGTTCTCGGAACGGCGACTGCTGACGAAACAGGAAAGTATGCGGTAACGGTTCGTCCGGTCAAGCTCCGTGACAAGCTGACGGTCGTCTCGGAACTCGGATTCATGAAAAAATCAGCAACCGTCACAGTCGGAACAGGCTTCGTCGCGACACCGGCGATCGATAAAAAGTCGGCCGTCTACGGTTCGACGGTCTTGACGGGTAAAGCGACAGCAGGACTTGATGTCACGCTGTACAAAGGTTCAACGAAAATCGCCAAAGCGAAAACAACAGCGAGCGGCTTTAAGCTTCCTGTTAAAAACGGTCTGACGACAGGGACATACACAGTCAAGTCGACGGATATCTCACATAAAGTTACGAAAAAAGCATCATTCACGATTAAAAACACCTACCCGGTCAAAAAATGGACAGGTAAAAAGACGTTGACGGGCAAAGTCGAAAAACGTCAAATCGTCCGTCTGTTTGAAAAAACAAGTAGCGGCTATCGATTGATTGCTCAAGACGTCGCCGACAACCACGGCAACTACGTCCTGAAAATGCGGACGGGTCTTGCGACAGGTTCGTACAAGATGAATGTCTATACGGCATCTGATCGTCTCGATCAATCCCGTTACTTCATCACGAAAAAATAA